From Acidimicrobiia bacterium, the proteins below share one genomic window:
- a CDS encoding acyl-ACP desaturase, translating into MSIDEQFELVAAVDDEVERLTAEHRSRREHWYAHDFVPWEQGRNFRDEPWEESHASLSPEVRTALVLNLLTEDNLPYYHELIASRVPKDSALSRWNHLWTAEEGQHAIALRSYLLTSRNCDPRALEDDRMSTMETGYDLPYQDPAALMAYTSAQELATRVSHRNAGKLADDQTAYEIMARIATDENHHFMFYRGVTQAMLDASPSTMLEPIYRVFSTFTMPGIGIPGYLRRAVDMAKAGVYNLRIHHDRVIMPLVRDWKIEQLTGLTSKAREFQDKIMALPDRIMRGAEAFEKRAARAT; encoded by the coding sequence ATGAGCATCGACGAACAGTTCGAGCTGGTGGCCGCCGTCGACGACGAGGTGGAGCGACTCACCGCCGAGCACCGTTCCCGCCGCGAACACTGGTACGCCCACGACTTCGTCCCGTGGGAGCAGGGCCGCAACTTCCGCGACGAGCCCTGGGAAGAGTCCCACGCCAGCCTGTCCCCCGAGGTACGCACCGCCCTCGTCCTCAACCTCCTGACCGAGGACAACCTCCCCTACTACCACGAGCTCATCGCCTCGCGGGTACCGAAGGACTCGGCACTGTCACGCTGGAACCACCTGTGGACGGCCGAAGAGGGCCAGCACGCCATCGCCCTGCGCTCCTACCTGCTCACCTCGCGCAACTGTGATCCGCGGGCGCTGGAAGACGACCGGATGTCCACCATGGAGACCGGCTACGACCTTCCGTACCAGGACCCGGCGGCGCTGATGGCCTACACGTCGGCGCAGGAGCTGGCAACGCGGGTCAGCCACCGCAATGCCGGCAAGCTCGCCGACGACCAGACGGCTTACGAGATCATGGCCCGCATCGCCACCGACGAAAACCATCACTTCATGTTCTACCGCGGGGTCACTCAGGCGATGCTGGATGCGAGCCCGTCCACGATGCTGGAGCCGATCTACCGCGTCTTCTCGACCTTCACCATGCCGGGGATCGGCATCCCCGGCTATCTGCGACGGGCTGTCGACATGGCCAAGGCCGGGGTCTACAACCTGCGCATCCACCACGACCGGGTGATCATGCCGCTGGTGCGGGACTGGAAGATCGAGCAGCTCACCGGTCTCACCTCCAAGGCGAGGGAGTTCCAGGACAAGATCATGGCGCTCCCGGACCGCATCATGCGCGGTGCCGAGGCGTTCGAGAAGCGGGCGGCCCGCGCCACCTGA
- a CDS encoding glucoamylase family protein codes for MSLSRGPGANPIDEPIRAELFSVERLEQHARSLASSHELSGRRGRLRPIARRLAENGDVLLSAYGELSRAIREEALLTPAAEWLVDNFHLVESQLHEIRENLPPSYYHELPKLSGGHLPGYPRVYGIVWAYVAHLDSRFDPDELRRFVASYQEIEPLTIGELWAIPITLRLILIENLRRMAESIIWGRRLRRQADEIADGLLGVGDGSSDEALAALDQYTDELPQPLAVQLLQRLRDRDPETTPGLPWLLDRLASTGTPPAEVVTETHRRQAATNVTVRNIVTSLRQVNYFDWAAFVEEVSLVDHALAAGSSFGDMSFATRDRYRHAVEELSRGSDAPELGVARATLELAGDHPAGSRRRDPGFYLLGEGRTTLEGRIGFRGSPGLVLSRFVRRHAAVVYVSSVALLTALALSVPLLTIDRWWPWPLLMGLLALIPASDLGVALVNRAVAALTRPEELPSLALLHGPTEDLRTLVAVSAMLSRPDQVEELVERLEIHYLANPEGDLHFALLSDWRDADEPEIPGDAELLAAATRGVARLNERHGPGPDGADRFLLLHRRRLFNPGEDRYMGWERKRGKLHELNRLLRGATDTNFYRTGGERPEGVRYVIALDADSRLPPGAATRLVATMAHPLNRARVDERFGRVVEGYGILQPRVTAFLGSGDMSFFQRVVFPPAGIDPYAAAVSDLYQDLFGEGSYAGKGIYEIDAFEASLEGRIPENTLLSHDLFEGCFARAGLVSSVEVFEEFPSHYEVALSRQHRWARGDWQLLPWILGRRGPLPPVARLKMVDNLRRSLSAPAALLTLIASFLVPDVPVWPWTAFVLVAMGLPATLPLLERMIPRRTTTPGAVRLRRWGTDAGRVLARTALHAVFLAHQAVRFAHAVVTTLWRLVISRRGLLSWVTAEEAGRQLGLDRAGFIRRMSPSIVMGLATTTAAALLKPEALVAAVAWSGSWVLAPLIAHRVSIPRPIQVSVPPTAAEQATMRLTGRLTWRYFDRFVNEEENWLPPDNVQENPAAIAHRTSPTNVGLYLLALLSAREFGWIGVEETVSRIEATLSTLDRLERFEGHFLNWYDTTSCEPLLPRYVSTVDSGNLAGHLLAVSQGCARLRRLEPGSEVAAGIRDGALLMGQVAANLPVNLDVEVVSPRDLDRALVEFLSTLSSRETAGAEGLAEVLAEAEALADIALTLATVEGAEELAVSGEELVATVRSHLRDRHILDEIKDRERLSDRLADLAERTARLVAAMDFSVLMDPDNKLLSVGYRVGDAALDQSHYDLLASEARLASFVGIAKGDLPASHWFRLGRSMTPMGADGALISWSGSMFEYLMPLLVMHSPPETILDTTYRAVVRRQIEYGNERRIPWGISEAAYAARGVDLVYQYRAFGVPGLGFERGLSQDLVVAPYATMLAAMVEPRDAVANLARLDGLGALGTYGYYEALDFTPARLPDNGGPVLVRAHMAHHQAMSLVALANVIFAGFARTLFHADPSVRATELLLHERVPRDVEVARPRAEEVAEAAHPLEEVEGVVRLVSSPHGPVVATHLLSNGRLSTVITAAGSGYSTWEGLAVNRWREDATRDNFGTYFFIRDDSGRTWSAGHQPTLAEADSYQVAFSEDKAEIRRRDGNLTTALTVVVSEEDDAEVRRVSLTNLGSGVREVEVTSYSELVLAPPGVDAAHPAFSNLFVQTEAVVGHDALLATRRPRSAEEETVWVGHVLAVTGDVVGGVQYETDRARFLGRGNEVHRAAAIDRPLSNSVGRVLDPIFSLRRKVRIQPGATAHLDFTTVVAPTRGETLDLIDKCSDPATFERSSTLAWTGAQVRLHHLRITPDQAHVFQQLAGALIYSDPALRTPPGQTDTHSVRRELLWRHGISGDLPMVLVRIDQPEERGLVRDLLRALEYWRMKGLLADLVIINEKPDSYAQDLHSAIEELMRERGYRAGQELDGRVFVLNGSLLTPDDRQTLQSAARAVLLSHHGTLAEQLARRPAQAPSPTPRPRPPRADRAERRLPRPDREFHNGLGGFDADGTEYVVTLGEGQWTPNPWVNVVANPNIGFCVSESGSAYSWAANSRENHLTPWSNDPVSDRSGEVLYVRDEESGEVWGPTALPIRDHASTYLARHGPGYSEFEHESRGIALHLHQTVPLEDPVKISRLRIRNLSGRRRRLSVTAYVEWVLGTTRSSSPIQIITERDGATGAMLARNPSNVDFGTRVAFADLGPGEVSATGDRAEFLGRHGSVDDPAALKRTGSLSGTVGVGFDPCAAIQRRLVLAPNEEAELIFLLGQGEDADHTRTLVERYRRTDLEVVKSEVAAQWDDILGTIRVRTPERSFDLMINQWLLYQTLACRVLARTAFYQSGGAFGFRDQLQDVMALVVPMRSITREHLVRAAGQQFEEGDVLHWWHAPSGKGVRTRISDDYLWLPYAVAHYVDVTGDQGLLDEMVPYLVGAELAPDQDEIYLAPESSRTEGTMFDHCRRALERALSRLGSHGLPLIGTGDWNDGFNRVGREGRGESVWLGWFLEANLTRFADIADGLGKDELAADWRQAAFRLRASLEASAWDGDWYRRAYFDDGTPLGSSVNPECRVDSIAQSWSVIHGGAPRQRAQRAMDSVEEYLIRRGDGLVLLFTPPFDDWDVDPGYIKGYLPGVRENGGQYTHAAIWCVIAFATLGDGDRAGELFGLLNPINLTTTRAGIHRYRVEPYVAAADVYSEAPHVGRGGWTWYTGSAGWMYRAGVEWILGFRLRGDHLRVEPCIPRAWRGFEIDFRYHSSRYEIRVDNPNGVATGVVELTLDGIDLPPDSELTLVDDGSIHQVRVTLG; via the coding sequence GTGTCACTGTCGAGAGGCCCGGGAGCCAATCCGATCGACGAGCCCATACGCGCCGAGCTGTTCAGCGTCGAGCGGTTGGAGCAGCACGCTCGCAGCCTGGCCTCCAGTCACGAGCTGAGCGGGCGGAGGGGGCGGCTTCGACCAATAGCTCGGCGACTGGCGGAGAACGGCGATGTCCTCCTCTCCGCCTACGGGGAGCTGTCCCGAGCGATCCGGGAGGAGGCGCTGCTCACGCCGGCGGCCGAATGGCTGGTGGACAACTTCCACCTAGTCGAGAGCCAGCTGCACGAGATTCGAGAGAACCTCCCCCCGTCCTACTACCACGAGCTGCCCAAGCTCAGCGGGGGTCACCTGCCCGGTTACCCGCGCGTGTACGGGATCGTATGGGCCTACGTCGCCCACCTCGACAGTCGGTTCGATCCCGATGAGCTGCGCCGATTCGTCGCCTCGTACCAGGAGATCGAACCTCTCACCATCGGTGAGCTGTGGGCGATCCCCATCACCCTCCGCCTCATCCTCATCGAGAATCTGCGCCGGATGGCCGAGTCGATCATCTGGGGTCGGAGGCTCCGACGCCAGGCAGATGAGATCGCCGACGGCCTCCTCGGAGTCGGTGACGGCAGCTCCGATGAGGCCCTGGCGGCCCTCGACCAGTACACGGACGAGCTGCCTCAGCCTTTGGCCGTTCAGCTGCTGCAGCGCCTCCGCGACCGCGACCCGGAGACGACGCCCGGCCTTCCCTGGCTGCTCGACCGCCTGGCATCCACGGGGACCCCGCCCGCCGAGGTCGTCACAGAGACCCACCGCCGACAGGCGGCCACCAACGTCACCGTCCGCAACATCGTGACCAGCCTTCGCCAGGTCAACTACTTCGACTGGGCCGCCTTCGTCGAGGAGGTGAGCCTGGTCGACCACGCCCTGGCCGCCGGGAGCTCCTTCGGCGACATGAGCTTCGCCACCCGGGACCGCTACCGGCACGCCGTCGAGGAGCTGTCCAGGGGATCCGATGCCCCGGAGCTCGGCGTCGCCAGGGCCACGCTCGAGCTGGCCGGCGACCACCCCGCCGGTAGTCGCCGGAGGGACCCCGGCTTCTATCTGCTCGGGGAGGGCAGGACGACCCTCGAGGGTCGGATCGGCTTCCGGGGCAGCCCGGGGCTGGTGCTCTCTCGATTCGTCAGGAGACACGCGGCGGTCGTCTATGTGAGCTCGGTCGCCCTGCTGACCGCGCTGGCCCTCTCGGTGCCCCTGCTCACGATCGACCGCTGGTGGCCCTGGCCCCTGCTCATGGGCCTGCTGGCCCTGATACCGGCCTCCGACCTCGGTGTGGCGCTGGTCAACCGGGCGGTCGCAGCGCTGACCCGTCCGGAGGAACTCCCATCCCTGGCGTTGCTCCACGGGCCAACCGAGGACCTACGCACCCTGGTGGCGGTCTCCGCCATGCTGTCGCGTCCCGACCAAGTGGAAGAGCTCGTCGAACGGCTCGAGATCCACTACCTCGCCAACCCGGAAGGCGACCTGCACTTCGCCCTCCTCAGCGACTGGCGCGATGCCGACGAGCCCGAGATCCCCGGCGATGCCGAGCTGCTGGCAGCAGCGACGCGCGGCGTCGCCCGGCTCAACGAGAGACACGGACCGGGGCCCGACGGGGCTGATCGCTTCCTGCTACTCCATCGCCGCCGCCTGTTCAACCCGGGCGAGGACCGGTACATGGGCTGGGAGCGCAAGCGAGGCAAACTTCACGAGCTCAACCGCCTCCTGCGCGGCGCGACCGACACCAACTTCTACCGAACCGGCGGCGAGCGGCCCGAGGGGGTTCGCTATGTGATAGCCCTCGACGCCGATTCACGGCTTCCCCCGGGGGCGGCCACGCGGCTGGTGGCGACGATGGCCCACCCCCTCAACCGGGCCCGGGTCGACGAGCGGTTCGGGCGGGTCGTGGAGGGCTACGGGATCCTCCAGCCTCGTGTCACCGCCTTCCTCGGGTCGGGCGACATGAGCTTCTTCCAGCGTGTCGTCTTCCCGCCTGCCGGGATCGATCCCTATGCGGCCGCGGTCAGCGACCTATACCAGGACCTCTTCGGCGAGGGCTCCTATGCCGGCAAGGGGATATATGAGATCGACGCCTTCGAGGCGTCTCTGGAGGGTCGGATCCCGGAGAACACCCTGCTCAGCCACGACCTCTTCGAGGGTTGCTTCGCCAGGGCCGGCCTGGTCAGCAGCGTCGAGGTGTTCGAGGAGTTCCCGAGCCACTACGAGGTGGCGCTCTCGCGCCAGCACCGCTGGGCCCGCGGCGACTGGCAGCTCCTGCCGTGGATCCTGGGGCGGCGGGGACCGCTCCCCCCGGTTGCTCGACTGAAGATGGTAGACAACCTGCGCCGCAGCCTCAGCGCCCCGGCGGCGCTCCTCACGCTGATCGCGTCTTTCCTCGTGCCGGATGTGCCCGTGTGGCCTTGGACCGCATTCGTTCTCGTGGCCATGGGCCTTCCCGCGACGCTGCCCCTGCTCGAGCGGATGATCCCCCGCCGCACCACCACCCCGGGGGCAGTACGTCTGCGGCGCTGGGGAACGGATGCCGGGCGCGTCCTAGCACGAACTGCCCTACACGCCGTATTCCTTGCCCACCAGGCGGTGAGGTTCGCCCACGCCGTGGTGACGACGTTGTGGCGCCTGGTCATCTCGCGCCGAGGGCTGCTCAGCTGGGTGACGGCCGAGGAGGCCGGACGACAGCTCGGCCTCGATCGGGCAGGCTTCATCCGGCGCATGTCCCCTTCGATCGTGATGGGGCTGGCAACCACGACCGCGGCCGCTCTCCTCAAGCCGGAAGCATTGGTGGCTGCCGTGGCGTGGTCGGGCTCATGGGTGCTGGCTCCCCTCATCGCCCACCGTGTCAGCATCCCCCGCCCGATCCAGGTGTCGGTCCCGCCCACCGCCGCGGAACAGGCGACCATGCGGCTGACCGGCCGGCTCACCTGGAGATACTTCGACAGGTTCGTGAACGAGGAGGAGAACTGGCTGCCGCCGGACAACGTCCAGGAGAATCCTGCGGCGATAGCCCATCGCACCTCCCCGACCAACGTGGGGCTCTACCTGCTGGCGCTGCTGTCGGCCCGTGAGTTCGGCTGGATCGGTGTCGAAGAGACGGTGAGCAGGATCGAGGCAACCCTGTCGACCCTCGATCGACTCGAGCGGTTCGAGGGTCACTTCCTCAATTGGTACGACACGACATCGTGCGAGCCACTGCTGCCCCGATACGTGTCGACCGTCGACAGCGGGAACCTCGCCGGACACCTGCTGGCGGTCTCCCAGGGGTGTGCCCGCCTGCGCCGTCTCGAACCGGGCTCCGAGGTCGCAGCCGGGATCAGGGACGGAGCCCTCCTCATGGGGCAGGTCGCCGCCAACCTGCCTGTCAATCTGGACGTCGAAGTCGTCTCGCCCCGCGACCTCGACCGGGCGCTGGTCGAGTTCCTCAGCACCCTGAGCAGTCGGGAGACCGCAGGGGCAGAGGGTCTCGCCGAGGTCCTCGCAGAAGCCGAGGCCCTTGCAGACATCGCCCTGACCCTGGCCACGGTGGAGGGCGCCGAGGAGCTGGCGGTCTCCGGCGAAGAGCTCGTGGCGACGGTGCGGAGCCACCTCCGCGATCGTCACATCCTCGACGAGATCAAAGACCGGGAGCGTCTCTCCGATCGTCTCGCCGACCTGGCCGAGAGGACCGCCCGCCTCGTGGCGGCAATGGACTTTTCCGTCCTCATGGACCCCGACAACAAGCTGCTGTCGGTGGGCTACCGCGTCGGTGATGCTGCGCTGGATCAGAGCCACTATGACCTGCTCGCCTCCGAGGCCCGGCTTGCCAGCTTCGTGGGCATCGCCAAGGGTGATCTGCCCGCCAGCCATTGGTTCCGCCTCGGGCGGTCGATGACCCCGATGGGGGCCGACGGCGCCCTGATCTCGTGGTCGGGGTCGATGTTCGAGTACCTGATGCCGCTGCTGGTGATGCACTCCCCGCCCGAGACGATCCTCGACACCACCTACCGGGCGGTGGTGCGCCGCCAGATCGAGTACGGGAACGAACGTCGCATCCCGTGGGGGATCTCTGAGGCAGCCTATGCCGCCCGCGGCGTCGACCTCGTCTATCAATACCGGGCCTTCGGGGTGCCGGGGCTCGGGTTCGAGCGAGGTCTGAGCCAGGACCTGGTGGTCGCTCCCTACGCCACGATGCTGGCGGCGATGGTCGAGCCGCGCGATGCGGTGGCGAACCTGGCCCGCCTCGACGGCCTGGGAGCACTCGGCACCTATGGCTACTACGAGGCGCTCGACTTCACGCCGGCCCGCCTGCCCGACAACGGGGGACCCGTCCTCGTGCGAGCCCACATGGCACACCACCAGGCGATGTCGCTGGTCGCACTGGCCAATGTCATCTTCGCCGGGTTCGCCCGAACCCTGTTCCATGCCGACCCGTCGGTTCGGGCGACCGAGCTGCTGCTGCATGAGAGGGTCCCGCGCGATGTCGAGGTGGCACGACCGAGGGCCGAGGAGGTCGCCGAGGCGGCCCATCCCCTGGAGGAGGTGGAGGGTGTGGTGCGGCTCGTCTCGTCGCCGCACGGTCCCGTTGTGGCCACTCACCTCCTGTCCAATGGCCGACTCAGCACCGTGATCACCGCCGCCGGTTCCGGCTACAGCACGTGGGAGGGGCTCGCCGTGAACCGTTGGCGGGAGGATGCCACGCGCGACAACTTCGGCACCTACTTCTTCATCAGGGACGACAGCGGGCGAACCTGGTCTGCCGGCCACCAACCGACCCTGGCGGAGGCGGACTCCTACCAGGTGGCCTTCAGCGAGGACAAGGCCGAGATCCGACGTCGTGACGGCAATCTGACGACGGCGCTGACCGTCGTGGTGTCCGAGGAGGATGATGCCGAGGTCCGCCGGGTGAGTCTCACCAACCTGGGCTCGGGCGTCCGGGAGGTGGAGGTCACCTCCTACTCAGAGTTGGTCCTGGCGCCGCCCGGCGTCGACGCCGCTCACCCTGCGTTCTCCAACCTCTTCGTGCAGACCGAAGCGGTGGTCGGCCACGACGCGTTGCTCGCCACCCGCAGGCCGCGCTCGGCCGAGGAGGAGACGGTGTGGGTCGGCCACGTCCTCGCCGTGACCGGCGACGTCGTGGGAGGAGTCCAGTACGAGACGGATCGGGCGCGTTTTCTGGGCCGGGGAAACGAGGTCCACCGCGCCGCGGCGATCGATCGCCCGCTGTCGAACTCGGTGGGCCGGGTGCTCGATCCCATCTTCAGCCTGCGTAGGAAGGTGCGGATCCAGCCGGGAGCCACCGCGCACCTCGACTTCACGACCGTGGTGGCCCCCACGCGGGGCGAGACCCTCGACCTGATCGACAAGTGCTCCGATCCGGCCACCTTCGAGCGAAGCTCTACGCTGGCCTGGACGGGCGCCCAGGTTCGCCTCCATCACCTGCGTATCACCCCCGACCAGGCCCACGTGTTCCAGCAGCTCGCCGGTGCCCTCATCTACTCCGACCCGGCGCTGCGAACCCCACCGGGTCAGACGGACACTCACTCTGTCCGTCGGGAGCTCTTGTGGCGCCATGGCATCTCCGGTGACCTCCCCATGGTCCTGGTCCGCATCGACCAGCCCGAAGAGCGCGGATTGGTTCGCGACCTCCTCCGGGCTCTCGAGTACTGGCGGATGAAAGGGCTGCTGGCCGACCTCGTCATCATCAACGAGAAGCCGGACTCGTACGCCCAGGACCTCCACTCGGCCATCGAAGAGCTGATGCGGGAGAGGGGTTACCGGGCCGGCCAAGAGCTCGACGGCCGGGTCTTCGTCCTCAATGGCTCGCTGCTCACTCCCGACGATCGGCAGACTCTTCAGTCGGCGGCACGGGCGGTGCTCCTGAGTCACCATGGGACCCTCGCCGAGCAGCTCGCCCGCCGACCCGCTCAGGCGCCGTCCCCGACACCCCGCCCGAGGCCGCCTCGCGCTGATCGGGCCGAGCGTCGGCTGCCGCGGCCGGACCGCGAGTTTCACAACGGCCTCGGCGGCTTCGACGCCGACGGGACGGAGTACGTGGTGACACTGGGAGAAGGCCAATGGACACCGAACCCGTGGGTCAACGTCGTCGCCAACCCCAACATTGGATTCTGCGTCTCGGAGTCGGGGTCCGCCTACAGCTGGGCAGCGAACAGCCGGGAAAACCACCTGACCCCCTGGTCGAACGATCCGGTCTCCGACCGTTCCGGCGAAGTGCTCTACGTGCGAGACGAGGAGAGCGGGGAGGTCTGGGGACCAACCGCACTACCCATCCGGGATCATGCCTCGACCTACCTTGCCCGCCACGGTCCCGGGTACTCCGAGTTCGAGCATGAATCGCGGGGGATCGCCCTCCACCTCCACCAGACCGTTCCGCTGGAGGATCCCGTCAAGATCTCACGATTGCGGATTCGCAACCTGAGCGGCCGCCGTCGCCGACTCTCGGTCACGGCATACGTGGAGTGGGTGCTCGGGACCACCCGATCCTCCTCGCCCATCCAGATCATCACCGAGCGCGACGGCGCAACCGGAGCGATGCTGGCGCGCAACCCCTCAAACGTCGACTTCGGGACCCGGGTCGCCTTCGCCGACCTGGGGCCGGGCGAGGTCAGCGCCACCGGCGATCGGGCCGAATTCCTCGGCCGGCACGGCAGCGTCGACGACCCGGCCGCACTGAAGAGAACCGGGAGCCTGTCGGGCACCGTCGGAGTCGGCTTCGACCCCTGCGCGGCCATTCAGCGCCGGCTGGTCCTGGCCCCAAACGAGGAAGCCGAACTGATCTTCCTCCTCGGCCAGGGCGAAGACGCGGACCATACGCGCACCCTGGTGGAGCGTTACCGCCGGACCGACCTGGAGGTGGTGAAGTCCGAGGTGGCCGCGCAGTGGGATGACATCCTCGGCACCATCCGGGTGAGGACCCCCGAGCGTTCCTTCGACCTGATGATCAACCAGTGGCTGCTCTACCAGACGCTCGCCTGCCGGGTGCTGGCCCGCACCGCCTTCTATCAATCAGGGGGCGCCTTCGGCTTTCGCGATCAGCTGCAGGATGTCATGGCGCTGGTCGTGCCGATGCGCAGCATCACCAGGGAGCACCTGGTGCGTGCCGCCGGTCAACAGTTCGAAGAGGGCGACGTCCTCCATTGGTGGCATGCCCCATCGGGAAAGGGTGTTCGAACCCGCATCTCCGATGACTACCTGTGGCTTCCCTACGCCGTTGCGCACTATGTCGACGTGACCGGAGACCAGGGCCTGCTCGACGAGATGGTTCCCTATCTGGTCGGGGCAGAGCTCGCTCCCGACCAGGACGAGATCTATCTCGCCCCTGAATCGTCCCGTACCGAGGGGACGATGTTTGACCACTGCCGCCGTGCCCTTGAACGGGCCCTATCACGGCTGGGGAGCCACGGCCTACCCCTGATCGGCACCGGCGACTGGAACGACGGGTTCAACAGAGTTGGTCGCGAGGGGCGGGGAGAGAGCGTGTGGCTCGGATGGTTCCTGGAAGCGAACCTGACGCGTTTCGCCGACATCGCCGACGGACTGGGAAAGGACGAGTTGGCCGCTGACTGGCGCCAAGCGGCGTTTCGTCTCCGGGCGAGCCTCGAAGCCTCGGCATGGGATGGCGACTGGTACCGCCGCGCATACTTCGACGACGGGACACCGCTCGGCTCATCGGTCAATCCGGAGTGCCGGGTCGACTCGATCGCGCAGTCCTGGTCGGTCATCCACGGGGGCGCCCCGAGACAGCGGGCGCAGCGGGCGATGGACTCGGTGGAGGAGTACCTGATCCGCCGGGGCGACGGACTCGTGCTTCTCTTCACCCCACCGTTCGACGATTGGGACGTGGACCCCGGCTACATCAAGGGATATCTGCCCGGCGTTCGGGAGAACGGTGGTCAATACACCCACGCCGCGATTTGGTGCGTCATCGCCTTTGCCACCCTCGGTGACGGCGATCGGGCGGGGGAGCTGTTCGGCCTGCTCAACCCGATCAACCTCACCACCACCAGGGCCGGCATCCACCGCTACCGGGTCGAGCCCTATGTGGCCGCGGCGGACGTGTACTCGGAGGCCCCCCACGTGGGCCGAGGAGGCTGGACCTGGTACACTGGCTCGGCTGGCTGGATGTACCGCGCCGGTGTGGAATGGATCCTCGGCTTCCGCCTGCGTGGAGACCACCTTCGTGTCGAACCGTGCATCCCGCGCGCCTGGAGAGGCTTCGAGATCGATTTCCGCTACCACTCCTCCCGCTACGAGATACGGGTGGATAACCCCAACGGCGTCGCCACAGGTGTCGTGGAGCTGACCCTGGATGGCATCGACCTGCCTCCCGACTCGGAACTGACACTGGTCGACGACGGCTCCATACATCAGGTGCGGGTGACCCTGGGCTGA
- the arsB gene encoding ACR3 family arsenite efflux transporter, with translation MTQTTTDAAILARLSLLDRFLPLWIGLAMAGGLLLGRFIPRLNEALDAVKVGPVSLPIAIGLFAMMYPVLAKVDYSKLGSITSDRRLIAASLTFNWLIGPLVMFSLAWWLLSDHPEFRTGVILVGLARCIAMVLVWNDIALGNREAAAVLVALNALFQVAFYSVLGYFYLKLLPGWLGWDTSAFEASLWEIAAIVLVFLGLPVLGGYLTRLWGERRRSKEWYESEFLPTLGRASLWGLLFTVTVLFALQGETITKEPLTVARIALPLFLYFVVMWVMGFMTGRLLGLPYDKTATLAFTASSNDFELAIAVAIGVYGVTSGEALAGVVGPLIEVPVLVGLVYVALWARRRFYPDEV, from the coding sequence ATGACCCAGACCACCACGGACGCGGCGATCCTCGCCCGCCTGTCGCTCCTGGACCGTTTCCTCCCCTTGTGGATCGGCCTGGCGATGGCCGGCGGACTCCTGCTCGGGCGTTTCATTCCGCGCCTCAACGAGGCACTCGATGCAGTCAAGGTCGGGCCGGTATCGCTGCCGATCGCGATCGGCTTGTTCGCGATGATGTACCCGGTGCTGGCGAAAGTCGACTACAGCAAACTCGGCTCGATCACGTCCGACCGACGGCTCATCGCGGCGTCACTGACATTCAACTGGCTGATCGGGCCCCTGGTCATGTTCTCCCTCGCGTGGTGGCTGCTCAGCGATCATCCCGAGTTCCGCACCGGCGTCATACTCGTCGGGCTGGCACGCTGCATCGCCATGGTGCTGGTCTGGAATGACATCGCGCTCGGCAATCGCGAGGCTGCAGCCGTTCTGGTCGCCCTCAACGCCCTCTTTCAGGTGGCGTTCTACTCCGTGCTCGGCTACTTCTATCTCAAGCTCCTCCCCGGCTGGCTCGGATGGGACACCTCGGCATTCGAGGCGTCACTGTGGGAGATCGCCGCGATCGTCCTCGTATTCCTCGGACTCCCAGTACTCGGCGGCTACCTGACACGGCTCTGGGGGGAGAGACGCCGGAGCAAGGAGTGGTACGAGAGCGAGTTCCTCCCCACATTGGGTAGGGCCTCACTCTGGGGATTGCTCTTCACCGTCACCGTACTCTTCGCCCTACAGGGCGAGACGATCACCAAGGAGCCGCTCACGGTGGCCCGCATCGCCCTTCCCCTCTTCCTCTACTTCGTCGTCATGTGGGTGATGGGATTCATGACTGGTCGTCTGCTCGGGCTCCCGTATGACAAGACAGCAACGCTCGCCTTCACGGCATCCAGCAACGACTTCGAGCTGGCCATCGCGGTCGCCATCGGTGTCTACGGAGTCACCTCTGGCGAGGCTCTCGCCGGGGTGGTGGGGCCTCTCATCGAGGTCCCGGTACTGGTCGGGCTGGTGTACGTGGCGCTGTGGGCGCGGCGACGGTTCTATCCCGACGAGGTCTAG
- a CDS encoding thioredoxin family protein gives MGRIRRRMLSEARSGSVPFTCSSSIIEVQALEQLGREGTVELVNDFMEIGRYGIMRVPALVADEQVVLAGRVPDVSELMTILGGTEQ, from the coding sequence GTGGGGCGGATCCGGCGCCGCATGCTCTCGGAGGCCCGTTCGGGTTCCGTACCGTTCACGTGCTCATCTTCAATCATCGAGGTTCAGGCACTCGAACAGCTCGGTCGCGAGGGGACCGTGGAACTGGTCAACGACTTCATGGAGATCGGACGCTATGGGATCATGCGGGTCCCCGCGCTCGTGGCGGATGAGCAAGTCGTTCTGGCCGGTCGGGTTCCCGACGTGTCCGAGCTGATGACGATCCTCGGAGGGACAGAACAGTGA
- a CDS encoding FkbM family methyltransferase yields MALPQTSTPTVRIDDVLGAGATVDLVKIDIDGGEAEALKGMCSHFAPARTRLSSPNTTPGSTRWDPGRPRRSDRSYATWGSA; encoded by the coding sequence ATCGCCCTTCCCCAGACATCCACCCCCACGGTTCGCATCGACGACGTCCTCGGAGCGGGCGCCACCGTCGACCTCGTCAAGATCGACATCGATGGTGGCGAGGCGGAAGCCCTGAAAGGCATGTGCTCACACTTCGCGCCAGCCCGCACCCGGCTCTCATCGCCGAATACGACCCCTGGCAGCACGAGGTGGGATCCGGGAAGACCACGGCGTTCCGATCGCTCCTACGCGACATGGGGTTCCGCCTGA